The Amycolatopsis sp. DG1A-15b genome contains the following window.
GTGGGAGGTCTACCTCGGGAACTACACGATCCCGGCGGTGTTCTTCCCCGGCGCGGTCGGCATGCCGATCCTGATCGGGCTGCTGCTGGCCTACCCGTTCCTCGAGCGGAAGCTGTCCAAGGACACCGCGCACCACAACCTGCTCCAGCGGCCCCGGGACGTCCCGGTCCGCACGGCGCTGGGCGCGATGGCGCTGGGCTTCTTCATGGTGATCGAGCTGTCGGGCTTCAACGACATCATCGCCGACCAGTTCGACATCTCCCTGAACGCGACGACGTGGGCGGGCCGCATCGGCGTGCTCCTCGTGCCGCCGGTCGCCTACTACCTGACCTACCGGCTCTGCCTGGGTCTGCAGCGGGCCGACCGCGAGGTGCTGGAGCACGGCGTCGAGACGGGCATCATCAAGCGGCTGCCGCACGGTGAGTTCATCGAGATCCACCAGCCGCTGGCCGGCGTGGACAGCCACGGGCACGCGATCCCGCTCGAGTACCAGGGCGCGTCGGTGCCGAAGAAGATGAACAAGCTGGGTTCGGCCGGTCACGCGGTGCCGGGCACGTTCTGGTCCCCGGACCCGGCCGAGGAGACCGCGGCGCTGCAGCGGGCCAACGGCAACGGTCACGGGAACGGGCACTCGATCACCCAGGGCGAACCGGGTGAGTTCGAGAGCATCGAGACGGCCGAAGCCGCCAAGCGCTCCGAGCACTAGCCCCCACGTCGAAGGCCCACCTCTCGCGAGGTGGGCCTTCGGTGTTTCCGGGCTTCGGCAGGCGAGCTCAGTCCTCCACGCCGATCGAGAAGGCCGATTCGGTGTCGGCGCGGCTGTAGGACCGGAACGCGATGTGCGTGACGGTGTCCAGCACGCCCGGCACCTTCCCGATCCGGCCGGGGATCAGGTCGGCCAGCTCCTCGTGCGTGGACACCTTCACGGTGGCGATGAGGTCGACGTCCCCGGCGCACGAGTAGACCTCGCCGACACCGTCGATGTCGGCGATCGCCTGCGCCGCGTCCGGGATCGCGTCCGCCTCTACCTGGATCAACACGATCGCGGTGATCACCTGGGTCCTCCAAGACTCGTCTGCGGGTGTCGCCCGCGATCCTAGCTACGCCGCGGTGGTCTGGCCGGGTGCCGCGCAACTCGGCGAAGTCCGGCTTTAGGCTCGCCGTGACGGGGTCGCAGAGCGGCTCCAGCCACTCGGTGGTCGCGTCGGTGGCGTGGTGTCGTGCAGTGTCCGGCGCAGCCAGAACCGGGCCTGCTGGGGGCCGAAGAACGTCCACGCCGGCGGTCGTCGCGGCCTCTTGGAGGTTTTCGGCGCCCTCACCCCTCGGGCACGGGCCTGGACGGTGGAGGCGAGAGTCAGCCGACGTGTTCCAGGGAGTGGGCGTTCGCGACCAGATCGAGCCAGCCCCGCCAGCCCGCGACCGCCGCCGGCTCGGCCCAGGGACGGGTCGTGCGGACCAGCCTCACCCCCGGGCGGGCCAGCCAGCGCAGCAGCACCCCCACCTCCTCCGGGGGCGCGCCGTGGAGCGGGCCCGGGTCCGGGAGCACCGTCTCCGCCGACGCCACCAGCGCCTCCACCACCGGCATCGGCGGCACCCCGCGCCGGGCCACGCCGGCCGAGGCCAGGCGGCCGTAGCGGATCACCGACAGCTCCCAGCCGCCCGCTCCGTCCGGGGCCGCCGCGATCAGCTCGCCGATCGACGCCAGCGATGCCTGCCGGTGGGCCCGCCCCAGCGCCCGGATCAGGCCCGCCAGCTCGTCGCGGTGGCGGGCCGCCTGCTCGTAGTGCCGGCCCGCCGCCAGGTGCTCCACGTGCGCGGCCGCCGTGTGCAGGGGACCGCCGTCCCGGCCCGCGATGAGCTCCGACACCGACTCGACCGCCGGGCCGTACTCCGCCACGCTCTGCCGTCCCGCGCACGGCGCTCCGCAGCGTCCCAGCTCCGCCAGCACGCACGGGGTCCCGTTCGCCGAGCGCGGCGAGATCCGCTGCGTGCACGTCCGCAGCCCCGACGCCCCGGCCAGGGTGTCCGCGGTCGTGCGGGCGTCCGCCTGGTTGCGGAACGGGCCCAGCACCCCCGGCCGCGGCAGCCGCACCACCGACAGCCGGGGGAACGCCTCGTCGGTCAAGCCGATCCACCAGCCCTGGTGCCGGTTCTTCGACCGCCGGTTGTACGCGGGCCGGTGCGCCGCGATCAGCCGCAGTTCCCGCACCTCCGCCTCCAGCGCGTGCGCGCACACCACGTGGTCGACGCGCTCGGCCAGCGCGACCATCTCCCGGATCCGGCTCCGCCCCTCCGAACCCGTGAAGTACGTCCGCACCCGCCGCCGCAGGTCCTTCGCCGTGCCGACGTACAGGACCTCGTCCTTCGGCCCCTTGAACAGGTAGACGCCCGGCGCGGACGGCAAGTCCGCCGCCAGGTGCCGTTTCGCCCGCTGGGCGACGGTCACCTCCGGCAGGTACCCCATCAGCTCCTCGAGCGAGTGCACGCCCAGGTTCCCGACCCGCTCCAGCAGGCCGTGCAGGACGTCCACGGTGGCCCGCGCGTCGTCCAGCGCCCGGTGCGTGGGCCGCGTCCTCGCGCCGAACAGCAGCGCCAGCGCCGTCAGGTTGTAGCGCCCGACCTCGTCGCGCGGCACCACCCGCCGCGCCAGCCGGACCGTGCACACCACGGTCAGCTTCGGCCACACGTACCCGTGCCCCTCGCACGCCGCCCGCATGTGCGAGGTGTCGAAGCCGGAGTTGTGCGCCACCAGCACCGCACCCCCGATGAACTCGAGGAACGCCGGCAGCACCTCCTCGATCGGCGGCGCGTCGTAGACCATGGCCTGCGTGATCCCGGTCAGTGAGACGATCTGCGGCGGGATCGGCGCGCCCGGGTTCACCAGCGTCGCGAACTCGCCCAGCACCTCGCCGCCGCGCACCTTCACCGCCCCGATCTCGGTGATCCCCGACGGCCCCGGCGGAGCCCCGGTCGTCTCGAGGTCGAAGACGACGAAAGTGGTGTCCCGCAAGGGAGTTCCGAGCTCGTCGAAGGCGAGCTGAGCCTGGACCGAACGCATGGGCGGCACTGTAGGGGTGACCACCGACAGTTTCGGCGCGCAGCCGGTCCGTGTGGTGCGCGGGGCGGGATGCGGAGGCGGGGCCTACCCTGGACCAATGCACCCGCAGCCGCTCGTGCCGGAGCCGCCCGGGGACCCGGTCGGTCCCTCGGGTGTCGCGTCGCGCCCCGAGCCGGCCGAGGAGGCCGCTGACCAGGCCGGACATCCCGATCCCGCCACCTGGCCGGCGCTGCCCGAACCGGTGCGCGACCGCATCGCCGAGCTCGCCGCGGCCGCCGTCGCCAAGCTGCCCGCCACCGATGTGCCGCGCCAGCTGCGGCCCGTCGCCAAGTTCGCCCCCGCGAAGCGCGCCAAGCTCGGCGGCGCCGCCCTGCTCGCGGCCCTCGGCGACTCCTCCCAGTTCCGGACCGCCGTCATCGAGTGGCTGCGCGAGCACCGCACCGACGCCCTCGACCCCAACGCCACCGAATCCGTCGCCGCGGCGGCCGCCGCCGTCCTGCTCGGCGAGTCCGGGGCCACCGGGCGGGTCCGGCTGGTCGCCCGGAACGCCGAGGAAAACGCCCTGCGTGCCGAACGCGACGCCGCGCTCGCCCGCACCCAGCGGCTCGAGGCCGAGCTCGCCGGAGTCCGCGCCGAACTCGCCGAGGCGAAACAAGCCGCCGAGAACGCCCGGGGCGAGCGAGAGGGCGAAGTCGAGAAGCTCCTGAAGCGCCTTCGCGAACAAGGCGTCCAGTTGCGCCAGGCCAGGGACGCGGCCGAAGTGGCCGCCGCCGACGCCGAACGCGGTTCCGCCGCCCGCGACGCCGAGATCGCCGCCCTCACCGCCCAGCTCGAGCGCGAACGCCAGCGCGTCGCCGGCGAGCGCGCCCGCGCCGAGCGCGCGGTCACCGACGCCGAGATCGCCCGCCAGTCCGCGCGCGAGGCCCGGCAGGCCGACGAGGTGCGGCTCGCCCTGCTCATCGACACCATCGACGGCGCCGTCACCGGCCTCCGCCGCGAGCTCGCCCTCGGCGCGCGCGGCGCCCGCCCGGCGGACATGGTCCGCGGCGCCCGTTCCGGCACCGGCCAGGGCGGCAAGATCGCCGACGTGTCCGCCTTGGACCGCTACCTCGCACTGCCCAACGTGCACCTGATCGTCGACGGCTACAACGTCACCAAGACCGGCTACCCGGAGCTGGCCCTCGCCGACCAGCGCGACCGGCTGATCCACCAGCTGTCCGCGCTGGCCGCGCGCACCTCCGCCGAGGTCACCGTCGTGTTCGACGGCGCCGGCGTGCTGTCCGTCCCCGCCTCGGTGCCCCGCGGGGTGCGGGTGCTGTTCTCCGACCGGGGGGTGCTGGCCGACGACGTCATCCGCAACCTCGTCGCGGCCGAGCCCGCGGGCCGTCCCATGGTCGTCGCGACGTCCGACCGCGCGGTCGCGGACTCCGTGCGCGCCCGCGGCGCCCATCCCACGCCGTCATCGGTGCTGGTCAGCCGCCTCTCCCGGGTCTGACGCAGCTTTTCGGGGTCCGGGTGGCGGAGCCCCCGGCCCGGGGCGAAGCCCCGGCATGACACTGATCGCCCGAAACTGTCGGTGGTGGCCCCTACCGTGTGGAGCAGCAGTTCCCACGTGAGGAGGACCGCATGACCGGCACCCCCGAGCTGTCCGAAGTGGACGTCTCGCACATCGCCGTTTCGGACATCGAGAACCTGGTGGTCGATTGCGACCGCTGCGCCGTGCGCGGCATCTCGTGCCACGACTGCGTCGTGAGCGTGCTGCTCGGCGCGCCACCCGCTGTGGTGTGGGACGCGGACGAGCGGCGCGCGGTCGACGCGCTGGCCGAGGCCGGGATGGTGCCACACCTGCGCCTGGTCGAAGAACCGATCCGGCGCACCGCCTGATTTCCACCGTTTCGTGGCGGCGCGCCGAATGGTCGGTTGAATCGGTGAACGGTCGGTAGTCGAAAAGCGCCCCGGAGAAACCCCAGCGTGTAACGCCCATCACATGTTTCTTCCCGCCCTGGTCCGATGGTGGTCAGTGGCGTCACTCAGCGTTTTTGGCGGTGAGGTGGTGGACGTGGTGGCGCTCTTTTCGTAATCTGTCCGAGATCTCGTGGCCCCCGGCCGTCTGTGGAGGCGGCGACACGGGATCGCCGCCGGACGCAGCTTTGTCGGGAAGCTGGGAACCGGAACCACCACCGCGTGCTTCACCTGTTGCGGCTCGTGCATGGCAAAAGTGCACGGCTCGGGCGCGTGGTGGCGGGACAGCGGCGAAGAGGAACTCCCCGACCTCTTCGTGCCCCGGTCCCGTCGGCGGCCGAGACGCAAAGGAGACCCGCGCGACCGTGCAGTCGCATTCCCTCAGGCGCGTGGTTTCAGGTGCCCTGGCCGCGGCCTCGGTGATCACCCTCGTCACCGTGTCCCAGCCGATGGCCACCGCCGCCCCCGTCCCCGTTCTCCAGACCCCGCCCACCGGTTCCGACGCCCTCGCCAAGTACCGCGACCTCGCGGCCCAGGCCGAGAAGCTCAACGAAGACCTGCTTTCGGCTCAGGACGACCTGAAGAAGAAGCAGGGCGAACTCGACAAGGCCACCGGCGACGTCAACGCGGCGAAGCAGCAGGCTGCCCAGGCGTCCGAGAGCCAGAAGAAGTACCAGACCGAGGTCGACAAGTTCGCCGGCGCGTCGTTCACCAGCGGTGTCCAGCTGAACAAGCTGTCGGCGCTGCTGGCGGGCACGTCCACGCAGGACTTCCTCGACCGCTCTTCGGCCCTCGAGGTCATCGCGACCGGCAAGAACGCCGCGATGGGCAACCTCACCGGTGCCGTCCAGCAGGCCACCGACGCCGCCGCCAAGGCCAGCGACGCGGCGAAGCGCGCGCAGGACGCGCGGGACACGGCAGCCAAGCTGACCGAGGACATCAAGGCCAAGCAGAAGACGCTGCAGGACCAGATCGACCAGCTCAAGGCGGCCGACAAGAACCTCAGCACGTCGGACAAGGCCGCCCGGAAGGACACCGGCGGGTCCGCGCCCACCAACATCCAGGCCCCGACTGCGGCCGCTCAGGCGGCGGTCGAGGCCGCGCTGAGCAAGCTCGGCAGCGCGTACGTGTACGGGGCCACCGGTCCGGTCAACTTCGACTGCTCGGGCCTGACGTCGTGGGCGTACAAGCAGGCCGGGCTGACCATCCCGCGGACCAGCCGCGAGCAGTCGACCTTCGGCACCGCGGTGCCGCGAGACCAGCTCCAGCCGGGCGACCTCGTGTTCTTCTACTCGCCGGTTTCGCACGTCGGCATGTACATCGGCGACGGCAAGATGGTGCACGCGCCCGACACCGGTGACGTCGTGAAGATCTCGCCGCTGCAGAGCCAGTACTCGGGAGCGCGCCGCCCGACGGCGTGACCCTCGATCAGCGGCACGGAGGGGCGGTACCGCACACGCGGTGCCGCCCCTCCGGTGTGGATGGCTAGCCTTTGGGCGTGCTCAAGACCCTGCTCGTGACCAACGACTTCCCGCCCCGGCCCGGGGGGATCCAGAACTACCTGAACTCCCTCGCCACCCGGCTGCCGGCGGACGACCTGGTCGTCTACGCGCCGTCGTGGGAGTCGCGGACGGGGTCGCACGAGGAGTTCGACGCCGAGGCGCCGTTCGAGGTCGTCCGGCACCCGACGTCGCTGATGCTGCCGACGCCGGACGTGCTCCGCCGGGCGAAGCAGATCATGCGGGCGCGGGACTGCGAAGCCGTCTGGTTCGGTGCCGCGGCGCCGCTCGCGCTGCTGGGGCACCCGCTGCGCCGGGCCGGGGCGAGCCGCGTCGTCGCGTCGACGCACGGCCACGAGGTCGGCTGGTCCATGCTCCCCGGTTCGCGGCAGGCGCTGCGGCGGATCGGCGACACCGCCGACGTCGTCACCTACGTCAGCCGGTACACCCGCGGCCGCTTCGCCGCGGCGTTCGGCGCGATGGCCGGGCTGGAGCTGCTGCCCTCCGGTGTCGACACCGAGGTGTTCCGGCCGGATCCGTCCGCGCGCGCGGAGATCCGCGCCCGGCACGGCCTCGGCGACCGGCCGACCGTCGTCTGCGTGTCCCGGCTGGTCCCGCGCAAGGGCCAGGACCAGCTGATCCGCGCGCTGCCGGCGATCCGCGAGCGCGTTCCGGACGCGGCCCTGCTGCTCGTCGGCGGCGGCCCGTACCGCAAGAAGCTCACCGAACTGGTCGCCGAGCTGGGCCTGGAGCGCGACGTCGTGCTCACCGGATCGGTGCCGTGGGCCGAGCTGCCGGCGCACTACACCGCCGGCGACGTCTTCGCGATGCCCGCCCGCACCCGGGGCAAGGGCCTCGACGTCGAAGGGCTCGGGATCGTCTACCTGGAGGCCTCGGCGACCGGGCTGCCGGTGGTCGCCGGCAACTCCGGCGGGGCGCCCGAAGCGGTGCTCGACGAGGTCACCGGGCACGTCGTCGAAGGCCGGGACGTCGTCCAGCTGAGTGAGACCCTGGTCAGCCTGCTCGCCGACCCGGTGCGCGCGCGCCGGATGGGGCAGGCCGGCCGGGAGTGGGTGACGGCGAACTGGCGCTGGGACGTCATGGCGCGGCGGCTGGCCGGCCTGCTGGACGGCGATCCGGTGGCCGTGGTCCGTTAAGGCGTGTAGAGCGCCGGGTGCCGGGGGTCGTCGACCCGCACCACGACGTCGGCGAGCGAGCCCGGATCGACCTCTTCCTCGTAGCGCTCGTAGGCCGGGACCGCCCAGGCGTCCGGCACGCGGCGGCGCAGGGCGGCGGGGGAGAGCCACAGGTGCACGGCCAGGTCGAAGGCGAGCCCGGCGCCGAGCAGCAGTTCGCCGTCCAGGAGCACGACCCCGCCTTCGGGCAGCGGCACCCGTTCGGCGCGGGTCGCGCGGTCGCGTCCGGCGTCCCACAGCGACGGCAGGATCGCGCCGGAACCCTTCAGCGGCTCCAGGACTTCGCGGCGGAGCGCGCCGAGGTCGAGCCAATCGGTGTAGCGGGCGTCGGGGTTCGTGCGGCCGTGCTCGAAGCGCAGGGACGCGGGGCGCAGGAAGTCGCGGGCCGACACGCGCAGCGTCGCGCGGCCGCGCAGGCGCAGCGGATCGACCAGGGCGTCGGCGAGTTCCGCGGTTCCGGTGGCGCCCGCCGCGCCGTCGACGGCCACCGCGATCCGCGGCGAGGTGAGTGCGTCGATGCGGTCGGTGAGTTCTCCGGCGAGGACGGCGGGGGAGATCGGGCGGTAGCGCACGGGTTCCCATCCTCCACCCGGACCGGCCGCCGGTTTTGTCGTACCCCGGTGCGAGGATGCGGACATGACTTCTTCAGTGGGGAAGACGGCCGATGTCGGGTGGAACATCGGCGTTTCGCGCACCTTGCCGTACCCGGCCGAGGTGGTGTGGGACTTCCTGGTCAGCCGCGAGGGCGTCGCGATCTGGCTCGGCCCCGGTGTCGAGCTGCCCCGGGAAACGGGCGCGGAGTACGAAACGGCGAACGGCACGGTCGGCGAGATCCGCGGCTTCGCCGACGGCGACCGCGTGCGGCTCACGTGGCGGCCGAGCGACTGGGACCACGACTCGACCGTGCAGGTGCGGCTGAGCGGCGCGGGCGCCAAGACGACGCTGCGGTTCCACCAGGAATGGCTCGCGGGCGCGGAAGAACGTGCGGAACAGCGGGCATACTGGCAGGACGTGACCGAGCGCGTCGTGGCGGCACTGGCCGAGCGCTGACGCGGTGAGCGATGGGGGCTGACGTGACGACCGACGAAATCGTCGAGGTGGCCGAAGACTTCGCGCAGGATGCGCACCTGTTCTCGGAGCTGCTGCGCGGCGGCGGCCCGGTGCGCCGGGTGCGGCTGCCACCGCGGGGGCTGCCGTGCTACCTGGTCACCGGGTTCGCGGAGGCCCGCGCGCTGCTGGCCGATCCGCGGCTGCGCAAGCACAGCCAGGGCATCCGCGAGCTGTTCGAAGCGAAGCTGCCGCCGGAAGCCCGGATGACCGCGTTCGGGCAGGACCTCAGCCAGCACATGCTCAACTCGGACCCGCCGGACCACACGCGGCTGCGGAAGCTGGTGAACAAGGCGTTCACCGCGCGGACGGTGGCACGGCTCCGGCCGCGGGTCGAGGAGATCACCGCGGAGCTGCTCGACGCGCTGGCCGGGCAGGAGCGGGCCGACCTGGTGGCGTCGTTCGCCGCGCCGCTGCCGATCACGGTGATCTGCGAGCTGCTCGGCGTGCGCGCGGAGGACCGCACGGAGTTCTCCGGCTGGTCCAAGACCCTGCTGAGCGCGGCGGCCCGCCCGGAAGAGATGCAGGCCGCGGCGGGGAGCATGTTCGCCTACCTGACGGACTTGATCGCCCAGAAGCGCGCCGAGCCGGCCGAAGACCTGCTGTCGGACCTCGTGCACGCGAGCGACGACGGGGATTCGCTGTCCGAGCCCGAGCTGGTGTCGATGGCGTTCCTGCTGCTGGTCGCCGGGCACGAGACCACGGTCAACCTGATCGCCAACGGCGTGCTGGCGCTGCTGCGCGAGCCGGAGCAGCTGGCCCGGCTGCGCGCGGAGCCGGCGCTGCTGCCCGGCGCGGTGGAGGAGTTCCTGCGCTTCGACGGCCCGATCCACCTGGCGACGCTGCGGTTCACGGCGGAGCCGGTGGAGGTGGGCGGGGTGACGATCCCGGAGGGCGAGTTCGTCCTGGTCTCCCTGCTGGGCGCCAACCGCGACGCGGAGCGGTACCCGGAGCCGGACAAGCTGGACATCACCCGCGCGGCCGGGGGACACCTGGCGTTCGGGCACGGGATCCACTACTGCGTGGGGGCGCCGCTGGCCCGGCTGGAGGCGGAGATCGCGCTCGGCGGGTTGCTGGAGCGGTTCCCCGGGCTGACGCTGGATGCGAAGGCGGACGAGCTGGTTTACCGGCCGAGTTCGCTGGTGCACGGGCTGGAGGCGCTGCCGGTCCGGTTGTGAGGCGGTGCGGCCCGTCCGGGCGCGGCAACCGGGCCGGGCTCGTGTCGTAGGGTCGGCGGATGGACTCCGCCGACCTGCTCGCCCTCGACGCCCAGCACGTCTGGCACCCCTACGCGCCCATGCCGGCGAAGGTGCCGTCGCTGCTGGTCACCGAGGCGAGCGGCGTCCGGCTGCAGCTCGCGGACGGCCGGGAGCTCGTCGACGGCATGTCCTCGTGGTGGTCCGCCATCCACGGCTACCGGCACCCCGTCCTCGACGCCGCTCTCGCCGCTCAAGCCGGGCGGATGAGCCACGTCATGTTCGGGGGCCTCACCCACGAACCCGCCATCACCCTCGCCAAGACCCTGGCCGACCTCAGCCCCGACGGCCTCGAGCACGTCTTCCTCTGCGACTCCGGCTCGGTCTCGGTCGAAGTCGCCGTCAAGATGTGCCTGCAGTACCAGCGTTCCCGCGGCCGGACCGGGAAACAGAAGCTGCTCACCTGGCGGGGCGGCTACCACGGGGACACCTTCACCCCGATGAGCGTCTGCGACCCCGACGGTGGCATGCACTCCCTGTGGCGCGGTGTCCTGCCCGAACAGGTCTTCGTGCCCGCGCCGCCGTCCGGCTTCGACACCCCGCCCGACCAGTCCTATGTGGACCTCCTGGCCGCGGAAATCGAGCGGCACCAGGCCGAACTCGCCGCGGTGATCGTCGAACCCGTGGTGCAGGGCGCCGGCGGGATGCGGTTCCACCACCCCGCTTACCTGCGTGCCCTCAGGGAAATCACCGAAGCGCACGACGTGCTGCTGATCTTCGACGAGATCGCGACCGGCTTCGGCCGCACCGGCGCGCTGTTCGCCGCCGGGCACGCCGGTGTCACGCCCGACGTCATGTGCGTCGGCAAGGCGCTCACCGGGGGCTACCTGAGCATGGCCGCCGCCCTGTGCACCCCGGAGGTCGCCGCCGGTATCGCGCGCGGCGAACTGCCCGTCCTCGCGCACGGCCCGACCTTCATGGGCAACCCGCTCGCCTCGGCCGTCGCCAACGCCTCCCTCGGCCTGCTCGCCGACGGCGGCTGGCGAACCGACGTCACCCGGCTCGAAAAAGCCCTGCTCGACGGCCTGGCCCCGGCGCGCGACCTGGCGGCCGTCACCGACGTGCGGGTGCTGGGCGGGATCGGCGTGCTGCAGCTCGACCACCCCGTCGACATGGCCGTCGCCACGGACGTCGTCACCGCGCACGGTGCCTGGCTGCGGCCGTTCCGGGACCTCGTCTACGCCATGCCGCCGTACGTTTCGACTGACGACGACCTCGCCGTGATCACCCGCGCGATGCTCGCGGTCGCGGAAAAGGCCTGAATTCAGCACATCGGGTGTGACCACCGGCACACCGAGACCCGAAGGTGCCTCACCGTCGCGCTGCGTGGCAGACCATGATCGAAACCACGCGAACGGCGGAGGGGCAAGTGTGACAAGACGGCTCCCGCCGGTCCATCCTGTGCCCGGGCGAACGCGAGAAATGCTTGCGTAGCGGACTTTTCGCGCGGTTTCGGCGATCCTGCCTCCATGATCGAGATCGTTCGTGGCGAGCACGACACCGGACCCCCGAAGCACTCCGAACACCTGGAGAACCTCAAGCACGATTTCCTCGCGTCGATAGTCGTCTTCCTCGTCGCCGTCCCCCTGTCCCTCGGCGTGGCCTTCGCCGCCGGGGCGCCGCTGCTCTCCGGCCTGATCTCCGCCGTGGTCGGCGGGCTGGTCGCGAGCCTCTTCGGCGGATCGCCGCTGCAGGTCAGCGGCCCCTCCGCCGCCCTCACCGTGGTGCTGGCCGACACGATCGCCACCCACGGCTGGCCGGTCACCTGCGCGATCACCGTCGCCGCGGGCCTGCTCCAGATCCTCTTCGGCCTCACACGGGCCGCCCGCGCCGCGCTCGCCGTGTCCCCGGCGATCGTGCACGGCCTGCTCGCCGGCATCGGCGTCACGCTCGTGCTCGGCCAGCTGCACGTCGTCCTCGGCGGCTCGGCCCAGGGTTCCGCGCTGGCCAACGTCCTGGCGCTGCCGGGGCAGGTCGCCGCGCACCACGACCAGGCCGTGCTGATCGGCGTCGTGACCCTCGGCGTCCTGCTGGCCTGGCCGCGGCTGCCGAACGCCGTCCGCCGGGTGCCCGCGCCGCTGGCCGCCGTCGCGCTGGCCACCGGCCTTTCCCTCGCGACCGGCATGACCCTGCCGCGCGTCGACCTCCCCGGCGGGCTGCCCCCGCTGCACCTCGTGCCGCGGCTGCCGGACGGCGGCTGGAGCGGCTTCGCCGTCGCCGCGGTCACCATCGCGCTCATCGCCGGCCTGGAGAGCCTGCTGTCCGCGGTCTCGGTGGACAAGCTCCGCGGCGGCCCGCGCACCGACCTCGACCGCGAACTCATCGGGCAGGGCGCGGCGAACGTCGCCGCCGGCGCGCTCGGCGGCTTCCCCGTCACCGGCGTCATCGTGCGCAGCATGACCAACTTCGAGGCCGGCGCGCGCACCCGGGCGTCGGCGATCCTGCACTGCTGCTGGATCCTGGCCGCCTGCCTGCTGCTGACCGGCGTGCTGCGGATGATCCCGCTGGCGGCGCTGGCCGCGCTGCTGGTGTACGTCGGGACGAAGCTGGTGAACCTGCACGGGCTCAAGGAAGTGCGGCGCCACGGCGACCTGCCGGTGTACGCCGTCACCTTGGCCGGTGCGGTGGCCGTCAACCTGCTCACCGGCGTCGCGGCGGGGGTCCTGCTCGCGCTCGCCATGATGCTGCGGCGGATGATCTTCTCCGGAATTCACGCCGAAAGGGAAAGCGCAGGGAGGGACGGTGACCGGTACCGCGTCGTCATCGAAGGCGCGCTGACGTTCCTTTCCGTGCCGCGGCTGACCCGGGTGCTCGCCGACGTGCCCCCGCACGCCGAGGTCACCCTCGAGCTGCTCGTCGACTACCTCGACCACGCCGCGTTCGACTGCCTGC
Protein-coding sequences here:
- a CDS encoding adenosylmethionine--8-amino-7-oxononanoate transaminase, which gives rise to MDSADLLALDAQHVWHPYAPMPAKVPSLLVTEASGVRLQLADGRELVDGMSSWWSAIHGYRHPVLDAALAAQAGRMSHVMFGGLTHEPAITLAKTLADLSPDGLEHVFLCDSGSVSVEVAVKMCLQYQRSRGRTGKQKLLTWRGGYHGDTFTPMSVCDPDGGMHSLWRGVLPEQVFVPAPPSGFDTPPDQSYVDLLAAEIERHQAELAAVIVEPVVQGAGGMRFHHPAYLRALREITEAHDVLLIFDEIATGFGRTGALFAAGHAGVTPDVMCVGKALTGGYLSMAAALCTPEVAAGIARGELPVLAHGPTFMGNPLASAVANASLGLLADGGWRTDVTRLEKALLDGLAPARDLAAVTDVRVLGGIGVLQLDHPVDMAVATDVVTAHGAWLRPFRDLVYAMPPYVSTDDDLAVITRAMLAVAEKA
- a CDS encoding bifunctional SulP family inorganic anion transporter/carbonic anhydrase, producing MIEIVRGEHDTGPPKHSEHLENLKHDFLASIVVFLVAVPLSLGVAFAAGAPLLSGLISAVVGGLVASLFGGSPLQVSGPSAALTVVLADTIATHGWPVTCAITVAAGLLQILFGLTRAARAALAVSPAIVHGLLAGIGVTLVLGQLHVVLGGSAQGSALANVLALPGQVAAHHDQAVLIGVVTLGVLLAWPRLPNAVRRVPAPLAAVALATGLSLATGMTLPRVDLPGGLPPLHLVPRLPDGGWSGFAVAAVTIALIAGLESLLSAVSVDKLRGGPRTDLDRELIGQGAANVAAGALGGFPVTGVIVRSMTNFEAGARTRASAILHCCWILAACLLLTGVLRMIPLAALAALLVYVGTKLVNLHGLKEVRRHGDLPVYAVTLAGAVAVNLLTGVAAGVLLALAMMLRRMIFSGIHAERESAGRDGDRYRVVIEGALTFLSVPRLTRVLADVPPHAEVTLELLVDYLDHAAFDCLRGWQQAHAGPVTVDEIGHPWFERGRSGEPTVRRSVAARVVPRWLAPWSEWQAEHVVLPAQRTASSLLCRGASEFQRRTAPLLRDTWSGLAHGQQPHTLFITCGDARIVPNLITTSGPGDLFTVRNIGNLVPPADGTDSSVGAAIEYAVGVLEVAEIVVCGHSGCGAMKALLGRAPAGLDQLGSWLRHGEATLRRRSREAPLLLGGERPAAEADQLALQNVVQQLEMLRGYPVVAAALERGALRLTGMYFDVGAAQVSLLDDAVRGFVPAGALEH